The proteins below are encoded in one region of Rhododendron vialii isolate Sample 1 chromosome 7a, ASM3025357v1:
- the LOC131333550 gene encoding protein NRT1/ PTR FAMILY 5.10-like — translation MPTNTLVRSIIETFDPKIRSEKRPIKDYFCPCRGAAVITGLAYTQWFVDVAVVGVLITYFTDTWKIDDVLPFAVLTVNLLEVLSSVLEVAMTYISDNHVTPLKVILSSVAAYIIGMVMLCISAFHPIAGDMTGMYFVLVVLLIAVGKAGGVPVLEGFLVGQLTAHEPRQLDIDEGRVYARKIVWWITAMLLCKLTTPWIFGSAGWRVTFMVSTLVMSIGYILFCCGIPLYHRSLDEAATTPEIPHGASPEENTNNGPTPAVSPEIHRGASPEENTNNGPTPAVSPEIPLGASPEEITNNDPTPAVSLEFPRGASSEENTNNGPTPVISPEIPLGASPEDITNNDPTPAVSPKISRGASSEENTNNGPNRAVSPEISRGASPEENTNNGPTPAVSAGRRRMEKWKPLFIMIPMWTSFLIFGLVLSTGDTFFTEQGNNMKPTVSIYIIIMIRKMTKYTSSFFSALLLRTRKTKGITVGIGTAMLVSVICCYVAWRVEIRRLHAIVEGGFCVDQDYYVPLSDDQDYYVTYIPLSIMRLAPQFCLLGLTEGIGRKGLELFFEVQVSDVPMKIYGSALNEAVIGLASFLNAILVFCFKSWFRDTLNCSRLDKYYQMLMILSFVNLCYYNGFVSIYYSNKNKTRDDLQVEAAGADEQNELYILEAFGAEELTMMEEQAEQ, via the exons ATGCCGACAAATACTTTGGTCCGCTCGATTATTGAGACTTTCGATCCAAAAATCCGTAGTGAGAAGCGGCCGATAAAAGATTACTTTTGCCCATGCAGGGGGGCTGCTGTTATCACAG GTCTTGCGTATACCCAATGGTTTGTAGACGTTGCAGTGGTGGGCGTCTTGATTACGTACTTCACAGATACCTGGAAGATAGACGACGTTCTCCCGTTTGCTGTTTTAACGGTAAATCTACTAGAGGTTTTGTCATCTGTTTTGGAAGTTGCGATGACTTACATCTCCGACAACCATGTTACTCCTCTCAAAGTCATTCTCTCCTCAGTTGCTGCCTACATCATC GGAATGGTGATGTTATGCATTTCGGCATTCCATCCGATTGCCGGTGACATGACCGGGATGTACTTCGTACTGGTAGTGCTTCTGATAGCTGTGGGAAAAGCCGGCGGGGTGCCTGTCTTGGAAGGATTTCTAGTTGGTCAATTAACGGCCCATGAACCCAGGCAGCTGGACATAGATGAAGGAAGAGTATACGCAAGAAAGATTGTGTGGTGGATCACTGCAATGTTATTGTGTAAACTTACCACTCCCTGGATCTTCGGCTCTGCTGGTTGGCGTGTAACGTTCATGGTGTCGACATTGGTTATGAGCATTGGTTATATTCTGTTCTGCTGTGGCATTCCTCTCTAccacag ATCATTGGATGAAGCTGCTACTACTCCAGAAATCCCCCATGGAGCTAGCCCTGAAGAGAATACAAACAATGGTCCGACTCCAGCAGTTTCTCCAGAAATTCACCGTGGAGCTAGCCCCGAAGAGAATACAAACAATGGTCCAACTCCAGCGGTTTCTCCAGAAATCCCCCTTGGAGCGAGCCCCGAAGAGATTACAAACAATGATCCGACTCCGGCGGTTTCTCTAGAATTCCCCCGTGGAGCTAGCTCCGAAGAGAATACAAACAATGGTCCAACTCCAGTGATTTCTCCAGAAATCCCCCTTGGAGCTAGCCCCGAAGATATTACAAACAATGATCCAACTCCGGCGGTTTCTCCAAAAATCTCCCGTGGAGCTAGCTCCGAAGAGAATACAAACAATGGTCCAAATCGGGCAGTTTCTCCAGAAATCTCCCGTGGAGCTAGCCCTGAAGAGAATACAAACAACGGTCCGACTCCGGCAGTTTCTGCAGGAAGAAGACGAATGGAGAAATGGAAGCCTCTTTTTATAATGATTCCCATGTGGACTAGTTTTCTGATATTTGGTCTAGTACTATCAACAGGCGACACTTTCTTCACCGAGCAAGGAAACAACATGAAACCTACGGtctctatatatataattattatgatTCGGAAGATGACCAAGTATACAAGCTCTTTCTTTTCCGCACTCTTGTTAAGAACACGAAAAACAAAAGGCATTACAGTTGGAATCGGGACAGCAATGTTGGTCTCCGTAATCTGTTGTTATGTCGCGTGGCGTGTCGAGATTCGCAGGCTGCATGCCATCGTGGAGGGCGGATTTTGCGTCGACCAAGATTATTACGTACCCTTGAGTGACGACCAAGATTATTACGTTACTTACATACCCTTGAGTATTATGCGTCTGGCACCGCAGTTCTGTCTGCTGGGACTCACGGAAGGGATTGGCAGAAAAGGCCTGGAACTTTTCTTTGAGGTTCAGGTCTCTGATGTGCCAATGAAGATATATGGATCAGCACTAAATGAAGCTGTGATCGGGCTCGCAAGCTTCCTTAATGCTATACTTGTTTTCTGCTTCAAGAGCTGGTTCCGCGACACTTTAAACTGCAGTCGCCTGGACAAGTACTACCAAATGTTGATGATACTGAGTTTTGTGAACCTATGCTACTACAACGGGTTTGTCTCAATTTATTActcaaacaagaacaaaacCAGAGACGATCTCCAAGTAGAAGCAGCAGGAGCAG